ATATAAAAAAATGGAATATATGCTTTGCATATAATCTATATTGATGAAAAAAAGCAGAATCAATTACTTGATAAAGAAGCAATCTACAATCTTTCCGAGCCGGAATATAAGGAGGTTAAGGCAGATTGGCGGAGAATCTATTTATAATCGTTTTGATAATATCTATGTCTTAAATCTGGTGGAATCGGGACTTCAAAAAGATGTCCAGTATCTGAAGGGTGAACATATATAAGAGGAAAAACCGATATTTACAATATGTGCTTCTCAGATTAAGGTTGAAGAGATGGAACAGATGAATTTGTTGTTTTAGATTTTATGGGATTTTCATACTTTATTTAAATTATGTTCTTATAAACCCTCCTAAGTAGACATGGGAAACAGCTCAAATCTACCTAGGAGGTAATTTTGTTTATCTGTGTGTATCTATGTATATATTTGTTGCACGGTAAAACTTGTCGTGATATAATGGAATAAAAAGTTAAAAAATGTTATTTTATACATACAGAACGATTAACTATATCGATATTTCATTTGAATATTCTACTCATCAACGCAGCATTTCAAAAATCGTACAATGGCTCTGTAACAAAAATCTTTACAATGGCTCTGTAACAACAATCACCGAAAAATGTAAATCAGGTATGAGACAAATGAAAGTACCGCTTTCATTTGTTGTTAATATAAGAAATATCATCAGATACACAGAATAATTCCTTGGCTGACAACAACACAGATCTTGTAGTAGGTATTGTTAATGAATATGAGAAAAATACGGGAAGGGAGATTTTTTATGGATCAATTTGTAGGCGATATTCAGTTGTTTGCACTCGATTTCCCACCATATGGTTGGATGAAGTGCGAAGGACAGACTCTGAGTACAAGCGAGTACCAAGTTTTGTTTTCGTTATTAGGGACGAGATTTGGCGGAAATGGTCAGACTACCTTTTGTTTGCCTGACTTAAGAAAAGCTTTGCCAATACAGGGAATGGGTATGAGTTATTGTATTGCATATTACGGATTGTACCCAATGCCGCAATGATTATGAATACTGAGATCAATTATTTGTTATAGGAGGATTATATTATGGAGTATTATTATGGACAGATTTGTGTATTTCCTTATATTTTTGTACCTAGGGGATGGAAGCTATGTAATGGAGAGCTCCTTCAAATTTCGCAGAATCAGGTGCT
The nucleotide sequence above comes from Variimorphobacter saccharofermentans. Encoded proteins:
- a CDS encoding phage tail protein, whose protein sequence is MDQFVGDIQLFALDFPPYGWMKCEGQTLSTSEYQVLFSLLGTRFGGNGQTTFCLPDLRKALPIQGMGMSYCIAYYGLYPMPQ